A part of Oryctolagus cuniculus chromosome 4, mOryCun1.1, whole genome shotgun sequence genomic DNA contains:
- the B3GALT5 gene encoding beta-1,3-galactosyltransferase 5 isoform X2: MAFLKTRVLYACLLVVGALCVYFSMDTLVAFKEGPLVYKKEFGKFLQLPDADCRQKPPFLVLLVTSSLHQAEARMAIRETWGRERTVRGRQVQAYFLLGMSASKAEMAAVARESQQYRDIIQKDFEDVYFNLTLKTLMGLEWVYHHCPQAGFVMKADSDMFINVDYLTELLLRKNKTTRLFTGHLKMNDVPIRNKFNKWFVSKYEYPWDKYPPFCSGTAYVFSGDVASQVYNVSDSVPFLKLEDVFVGLCLAKLGIRPEELHSKRTFFPEGLRFSVCRFRKIVACHFVKPADLLTFWEAVESSREEQC, encoded by the coding sequence ATGGCTTTCCTGAAGACGCGGGTGCTGTACGCCTGCCTCCTGGTTGTGGGCGCGCTCTGCGTGTACTTCAGCATGGACACTCTGGTGGCCTTCAAGGAAGGGCCGTTGGTTTACAAGAAGGAATTCGGGAAGTTCCTGCAGCTCCCGGATGCCGACTGCAGGCAGAAGCCCCCCTTCCTCGTCCTGCTGGTGACCTCGTCCCTCCATCAGGCGGAGGCGCGCATGGCCATCCGGGAGACGTGGGGCCGGGAGAGGACGGTGAGAGGGCGACAGGTGCAGGCGTACTTCCTCCTGGGGATGTCGGCCAGCAAGGCCGAGAtggcagctgtggcccgggagagccaGCAGTACCGCGACATCATCCAGAAGGACTTCGAGGACGTCTACTTCAACCTGACCCTGAAGACGCTGATGGGGCTGGAGTGGGTGTACCACCACTGCCCCCAGGCGGGCTTTGTGATGAAGGCCGACTCGGACATGTTCATCAATGTGGACTACCTGACCGAGCTCCTGCTCAGGAAGAACAAGACGACGCGGCTCTTCACGGGCCACCTGAAGATGAATGATGTCCCCATCAGGAACAAGTTCAACAAGTGGTTTGTGAGCAAGTATGAGTACCCGTGGGACAAGTACCCGCCCTTCTGCTCGGGCACCGCCTACGTGTTCTCGGGCGACGTGGCCAGTCAGGTGTACAACGTCTCGGACAGCGTGCCCTTCCTCAAGCTGGAGGACGTGTTCGTGGGGCTCTGCCTGGCGAAGCTGGGGATCCGGCCGGAGGAGCTGCACTCCAAGCGGACCTTCTTCCCCGAGGGGCTGCGCTTCTCCGTGTGCCGCTTCCGGAAGATCGTGGCCTGCCACTTTGTCAAGCCTGCCGACCTGCTGACCTTCTGGGAAGCCGTGGAGAGCTCCCGGGAGGAACAGTGCTAA
- the B3GALT5 gene encoding beta-1,3-galactosyltransferase 5 isoform X3, producing MFRYPVLRMAFLKTRVLYACLLVVGALCVYFSMDTLVAFKEGPLVYKKEFGKFLQLPDADCRQKPPFLVLLVTSSLHQAEARMAIRETWGRERTVRGRQVQAYFLLGMSASKAEMAAVARESQQYRDIIQKDFEDVYFNLTLKTLMGLEWVYHHCPQAGFVMKADSDMFINVDYLTELLLRKNKTTRLFTGHLKMNDVPIRNKFNKWFVSKYEYPWDKYPPFCSGTAYVFSGDVASQVYNVSDSVPFLKLEDVFVGLCLAKLGIRPEELHSKRTFFPEGLRFSVCRFRKIVACHFVKPADLLTFWEAVESSREEQC from the coding sequence ATGGCTTTCCTGAAGACGCGGGTGCTGTACGCCTGCCTCCTGGTTGTGGGCGCGCTCTGCGTGTACTTCAGCATGGACACTCTGGTGGCCTTCAAGGAAGGGCCGTTGGTTTACAAGAAGGAATTCGGGAAGTTCCTGCAGCTCCCGGATGCCGACTGCAGGCAGAAGCCCCCCTTCCTCGTCCTGCTGGTGACCTCGTCCCTCCATCAGGCGGAGGCGCGCATGGCCATCCGGGAGACGTGGGGCCGGGAGAGGACGGTGAGAGGGCGACAGGTGCAGGCGTACTTCCTCCTGGGGATGTCGGCCAGCAAGGCCGAGAtggcagctgtggcccgggagagccaGCAGTACCGCGACATCATCCAGAAGGACTTCGAGGACGTCTACTTCAACCTGACCCTGAAGACGCTGATGGGGCTGGAGTGGGTGTACCACCACTGCCCCCAGGCGGGCTTTGTGATGAAGGCCGACTCGGACATGTTCATCAATGTGGACTACCTGACCGAGCTCCTGCTCAGGAAGAACAAGACGACGCGGCTCTTCACGGGCCACCTGAAGATGAATGATGTCCCCATCAGGAACAAGTTCAACAAGTGGTTTGTGAGCAAGTATGAGTACCCGTGGGACAAGTACCCGCCCTTCTGCTCGGGCACCGCCTACGTGTTCTCGGGCGACGTGGCCAGTCAGGTGTACAACGTCTCGGACAGCGTGCCCTTCCTCAAGCTGGAGGACGTGTTCGTGGGGCTCTGCCTGGCGAAGCTGGGGATCCGGCCGGAGGAGCTGCACTCCAAGCGGACCTTCTTCCCCGAGGGGCTGCGCTTCTCCGTGTGCCGCTTCCGGAAGATCGTGGCCTGCCACTTTGTCAAGCCTGCCGACCTGCTGACCTTCTGGGAAGCCGTGGAGAGCTCCCGGGAGGAACAGTGCTAA